In a single window of the Heliangelus exortis chromosome 1, bHelExo1.hap1, whole genome shotgun sequence genome:
- the IL1R2 gene encoding interleukin-1 receptor type 2 isoform X1: MSFLEKLISERLQNHRFQDTFPLSPPSDFLWEKMQCLYLILVMCTAGTSAFRLQQDKNTENCSDHTVFFKHYYELHGEPVVLKCPSPRYKHLDFSALTHNTTWYKNGSETVISGRDEVPRIWAKGDELWFLPAMLEDSGVYICTRRNSSYCAKVSIHLTVVENTAAHEIAYHQVLFTFTSGKIVCPDLWDFTPNRTSLELKWYKGSLPLEDDNEKFVILKGSTSLIMTSVLPTDAGYYTCKMPFPFEGVMYEITRTIQLETAEQEKRIAPIIVYPTQKTTSAALGSKMTLPCKVFVGQSSHVHTDVEWLANDTTVDVVYKQSRVTEGERQETVENGENFIEVPLIFDSVEEVDFYTDFTCLAQNIFGYQVLPTRVKQEAVGLSWYIAMIPVALTCMILGAICMHQCWKRRGNKGYTTARV, translated from the exons ATGTCTTTTCTTGAGAAGCTAATATCTGAAAGACTGCAGAACCACAG ATTTCAAGAcactttccctctctctcctccttctgaTTTCCTCTGGGAAAAAATGCAATGCCTTTACCTTATCCTCGTGATGTGCACGGCAGGCACCTCTGCTTTCAGACTCCAGCAAGACAAAAATACAG AAAACTGCTCAGATCACACTGTGTTTTTCAAACACTACTATGAACTGCATGGAGAACCTGTGGTTCTGAAATGCCCTTCTCCCAGATACAAACATTTGGATTTTTCTGCCTTGACCCATAACACCACATGGTATAAAAATGGCTCAGAAACTGTGATATCAGGAAGAGACGAAGTTCCAAGAATCTGGGCAAAAGGAGATGAACTCTGGTTTTTACCAGCAATGTTAGAAGACTCAGGAGTATATATCTGCACAAGAAG GAACTCCTCCTACTGTGCCAAGGTCTCCATCCACCTCACAGTTGTGGAAAACACAGCTGCTCATGAGATTGCCTATCACCAGGTCCTCTTCACCTTCACCTCTGGAAAGATTGTCTGCCCTGACCTGTGGGATTTTACACCAAACAGAACAAGCTTGGAGCTCAAGTGGTACAAG GGTTCTCTGCCTTTGGAAGATGACAATGAAAAATTCGTAATTCTGAAAGGTTCGACTTCCCTGATCATGACTTCTGTGTTACCAACAGACGCTGGCTACTACACCTGCAAGATGCCATTTCCATTCGAAGGTGTAATGTATGAAATCACCAGAACTATTCAACTGGAGACTGCTG aaCAAGAAAAGAGAATTGCCCCAATAATAGTGTATCCAACACAAAAGACAACATCAGCTGCTCTTG GCTCCAAGATGACTCTCCCATGCAAAGTGTTTGTGGGACAGAGCAGCCATGTCCACACTGACGTGGAGTGGCTGGCAAATGACACCACTGTCGACGTGGTTTACAAGCAAAGCAGAGTTACGGAGGGGGAACGACA AGAAACTGTAGAAAATGGTGAAAACTTCATTGAAGTACCACTGATTTTTGATTCTGTTGAAGAAGTGGATTTTTACACAGACTTCACATGTCTGGCCCAGAACATATTTGGCTACCAAGTTCTGCCAACGAGGGTCAAGCAGGAAG CTGTTGGCTTGTCCTGGTACATTGCAATGATTCCCGTTGCACTGACTTGCATGATCCTGGGGGCAATATGCATGCACCAgtgctggaagaggagaggaaataaaGGATACACCACAGCAAGagtttaa
- the IL1R2 gene encoding interleukin-1 receptor type 2 isoform X2, translated as MSFLEKLISERLQNHRFQDTFPLSPPSDFLWEKMQCLYLILVMCTAGTSAFRLQQDKNTENCSDHTVFFKHYYELHGEPVVLKCPSPRYKHLDFSALTHNTTWYKNGSETVISGRDEVPRIWAKGDELWFLPAMLEDSGVYICTRRNSSYCAKVSIHLTVVENTAAHEIAYHQVLFTFTSGKIVCPDLWDFTPNRTSLELKWYKGSLPLEDDNEKFVILKGSTSLIMTSVLPTDAGYYTCKMPFPFEGVMYEITRTIQLETAEQEKRIAPIIVYPTQKTTSAALGSKMTLPCKVFVGQSSHVHTDVEWLANDTTVDVVYKQSRVTEGERQETVENGENFIEVPLIFDSVEEVDFYTDFTCLAQNIFGYQVLPTRVKQEGDQPC; from the exons ATGTCTTTTCTTGAGAAGCTAATATCTGAAAGACTGCAGAACCACAG ATTTCAAGAcactttccctctctctcctccttctgaTTTCCTCTGGGAAAAAATGCAATGCCTTTACCTTATCCTCGTGATGTGCACGGCAGGCACCTCTGCTTTCAGACTCCAGCAAGACAAAAATACAG AAAACTGCTCAGATCACACTGTGTTTTTCAAACACTACTATGAACTGCATGGAGAACCTGTGGTTCTGAAATGCCCTTCTCCCAGATACAAACATTTGGATTTTTCTGCCTTGACCCATAACACCACATGGTATAAAAATGGCTCAGAAACTGTGATATCAGGAAGAGACGAAGTTCCAAGAATCTGGGCAAAAGGAGATGAACTCTGGTTTTTACCAGCAATGTTAGAAGACTCAGGAGTATATATCTGCACAAGAAG GAACTCCTCCTACTGTGCCAAGGTCTCCATCCACCTCACAGTTGTGGAAAACACAGCTGCTCATGAGATTGCCTATCACCAGGTCCTCTTCACCTTCACCTCTGGAAAGATTGTCTGCCCTGACCTGTGGGATTTTACACCAAACAGAACAAGCTTGGAGCTCAAGTGGTACAAG GGTTCTCTGCCTTTGGAAGATGACAATGAAAAATTCGTAATTCTGAAAGGTTCGACTTCCCTGATCATGACTTCTGTGTTACCAACAGACGCTGGCTACTACACCTGCAAGATGCCATTTCCATTCGAAGGTGTAATGTATGAAATCACCAGAACTATTCAACTGGAGACTGCTG aaCAAGAAAAGAGAATTGCCCCAATAATAGTGTATCCAACACAAAAGACAACATCAGCTGCTCTTG GCTCCAAGATGACTCTCCCATGCAAAGTGTTTGTGGGACAGAGCAGCCATGTCCACACTGACGTGGAGTGGCTGGCAAATGACACCACTGTCGACGTGGTTTACAAGCAAAGCAGAGTTACGGAGGGGGAACGACA AGAAACTGTAGAAAATGGTGAAAACTTCATTGAAGTACCACTGATTTTTGATTCTGTTGAAGAAGTGGATTTTTACACAGACTTCACATGTCTGGCCCAGAACATATTTGGCTACCAAGTTCTGCCAACGAGGGTCAAGCAGGAAG GTGATCAACCCTGCTGA
- the IL1R2 gene encoding interleukin-1 receptor type 2 isoform X3: MSFLEKLISERLQNHRFQDTFPLSPPSDFLWEKMQCLYLILVMCTAGTSAFRLQQDKNTENCSDHTVFFKHYYELHGEPVVLKCPSPRYKHLDFSALTHNTTWYKNGSETVISGRDEVPRIWAKGDELWFLPAMLEDSGVYICTRRNSSYCAKVSIHLTVVENTAAHEIAYHQVLFTFTSGKIVCPDLWDFTPNRTSLELKWYKGSLPLEDDNEKFVILKGSTSLIMTSVLPTDAGYYTCKMPFPFEGVMYEITRTIQLETAEQEKRIAPIIVYPTQKTTSAALGSKMTLPCKVFVGQSSHVHTDVEWLANDTTVDVVYKQSRVTEGERQAFNQLPHSCVPQGFSH, from the exons ATGTCTTTTCTTGAGAAGCTAATATCTGAAAGACTGCAGAACCACAG ATTTCAAGAcactttccctctctctcctccttctgaTTTCCTCTGGGAAAAAATGCAATGCCTTTACCTTATCCTCGTGATGTGCACGGCAGGCACCTCTGCTTTCAGACTCCAGCAAGACAAAAATACAG AAAACTGCTCAGATCACACTGTGTTTTTCAAACACTACTATGAACTGCATGGAGAACCTGTGGTTCTGAAATGCCCTTCTCCCAGATACAAACATTTGGATTTTTCTGCCTTGACCCATAACACCACATGGTATAAAAATGGCTCAGAAACTGTGATATCAGGAAGAGACGAAGTTCCAAGAATCTGGGCAAAAGGAGATGAACTCTGGTTTTTACCAGCAATGTTAGAAGACTCAGGAGTATATATCTGCACAAGAAG GAACTCCTCCTACTGTGCCAAGGTCTCCATCCACCTCACAGTTGTGGAAAACACAGCTGCTCATGAGATTGCCTATCACCAGGTCCTCTTCACCTTCACCTCTGGAAAGATTGTCTGCCCTGACCTGTGGGATTTTACACCAAACAGAACAAGCTTGGAGCTCAAGTGGTACAAG GGTTCTCTGCCTTTGGAAGATGACAATGAAAAATTCGTAATTCTGAAAGGTTCGACTTCCCTGATCATGACTTCTGTGTTACCAACAGACGCTGGCTACTACACCTGCAAGATGCCATTTCCATTCGAAGGTGTAATGTATGAAATCACCAGAACTATTCAACTGGAGACTGCTG aaCAAGAAAAGAGAATTGCCCCAATAATAGTGTATCCAACACAAAAGACAACATCAGCTGCTCTTG GCTCCAAGATGACTCTCCCATGCAAAGTGTTTGTGGGACAGAGCAGCCATGTCCACACTGACGTGGAGTGGCTGGCAAATGACACCACTGTCGACGTGGTTTACAAGCAAAGCAGAGTTACGGAGGGGGAACGACA AGCCTTCAATCAGCTGCCTCATAGCTGTGTTCCTCAAGGCTTTTCCCACtag